From one Lycium barbarum isolate Lr01 chromosome 6, ASM1917538v2, whole genome shotgun sequence genomic stretch:
- the LOC132599045 gene encoding B3 domain-containing protein At3g19184-like — translation MVESKKKMLAYEESRLKRLEENKKRMEDLNLTKLAQAVRNATSPKPSPMKKVKPRVKQEVDPSTVRRSNRVADKPAPNYREVPVEPMGRPRSYQRRDLLNRVYAADEDRRYAIERAEQLESEIGADFPSFVKPMLQSHVTGGFWLGLPHHFCKRHLPKRDEYITLIDENGDESETKYLALKSGLSGGWRGFAIDHELVDGDALVFQLIAPTRFKVYIIRVNQAED, via the exons atggtggaatcaAAGAAGAAGATGTTAGCCTATGAAGAAAGCAGATTGAAGAGATTGGAAGAGAACAAGAAGAGAATGGAAGACCTTAATCTCACTAAGCTCGCTCAAGCTGTTCGTAATGCTACTTCCCCTAAGCCCTCTCCT ATGAAGAAGGTGAAGCCGCGGGTTAAGCAGGAGGTGGATCCATCTACTGTGAGAAGGTCTAATCGTGTTGCTGATAAGCCTGCTCCAAACTATAGAGAG GTTCCTGTTGAACCTATGGGAAGACCAAGGAG CTACCAGCGAAGGGATTTGTTAAATCGCGTATATGCAGCAGATGAAGATAGGCGGTATGCTATAGAAAGAGCAGAGCAGTTAGAATCGGAGATAGGTGCTGATTTCCCAAGTTTTGTGAAACCTATGCTGCAATCACATGTAACTGGTGGGTTTTGGCTG GGTCTTCCTCATCACTTTTGCAAGAGACATCTCCCTAAACGCGATGAATATATCACCTTGATTGATGAGAATGGAGATGAATCTGAGACAAAATACCTTGCATTAAAGTCGGGGCTGAGTGGTGGATGGAGGGGTTTCGCCATTGATCATGAATTAGTTGACGGTGATGCACTGGTTTTTCAGTTGATTGCGCCAACAAGATTTAAG GTTTACATCATAAGGGTTAACCAAGCGGAAGATTAG